CGCCCTCGGCACCCTCTACCGCTACTTCCCGTCCAAGATGGACCTGGTCGTCGCGGTGGTGGGCGAGGAGATCGACCTGTTGGAGAGCAGCATCGAGCGCAGGCCGCCGAGCGCGTCCACCCCGGCGGGCCGCGCGGTCGACGTCCTCATGCGCGCCACCCGGGGCCTCATGCGCGAGCCCGAGCTGGCCGACGCGCTCATCCGCTCGCTCATCCTGGCCGAGGTCGAGACGCCGTTCGGCGACCGCATGACCGACCTGCTGCTGCGTGTCTCCGCCGACGGCGCGGCGCGGGAGCAGCCGAGCGAGGAGCAGACCGCGCTGGCGGGTTCCCTGTCCAGCATCTGGGTGCACGAGCTGCTCGAGATGCTGCGCGGCCGGCGCACCTACGAGCAGATCCAGCGCCGCATCGAGATCGCGGCCTCCCGGCTGCTGACCGACCTCTAGCCTGGCGCGCCCGGCCGCCAGACCGGGATCGCGCCGCCGCCGGGGTGCCCCGGGGCGACGAGGGTGCGCCGCTGGCCCGATCTTTACGGAGCTTGGCCGCCGAGCGCCTCGCGTCGCGCCCACCCCGGGGAGCAGGCTGGCGTCATGACGATGCGCGCGATCAGCCAGGACACCCTGGGCGGCCCCGAGGTGCTGAAGACGGTGGAGACGGACCGGCCGCGGCCGGGGCCGACCGAGGTGCTGGTGCGGGTGCGGGCGGCCGGGGTCAACCCCACCGACTGGAAGACGCGGGAGTCCGGCGGCCTCCTCGGCCGGCCGCCGTTCGTGCTGGGCTGGGACGTGTCCGGCGTGGTCGAGGCCGTCGGCCTCGGCACCACGCTGTGGGAGCCGGGCGACGAGGTGTTCGGCATGTTGCCCTACCCGCGCGGTCACGGCGCCTACGCCGAGTACGTCACCGCGCCGGCTCGGACGTTCGCCCGCAAGCCCGCCGCCGTCGACCACGTGCGGGCGGCGGCGATCCCCCTCGCCGCGCTCACCGCCTGGCAGGCGCTGGTGGACACCGCCGGGGTGCGGGCGGGCGACCGGGTGCTCGTGCACGCCGCCGCGGGCGGGGTCGGGCACTTCGCCGTGCAGATCGCCAAGGCGCGGGGCGCCCACGTCATCGGCACGGCCAGCGCCGCCAAGCACGGCTTCGTGCGCGGCCTCGGCGCCGCCGAGCTGATCGACTATCGCACCCAGGACTTCGCCGAGGTGGTGCGCGACGTGGACGTGGTGATCGACACCGTGGGCGGCGCGTACGGGCCGCGCTCGCTGCGCACGCTGCGGCGGGGCGGGACGATCGTCTCGCTGGTGCTCTCCGACCTCGCGGACGGCCTGCACGAGGAGGCCGAGCGGCTGGGCGTCCGCTCCCGGGCCATGCTCGTGGAGGCCGACCACGGCGGCATGCGGGCGCTCGCGGCCCTGGTGCAGGGCGGCGGCCTGCGGCCGGAGATCGCGGCCGTCCTGCCCCTGACGGACGCGGCCGAGGCGCACCGGCTGGGCGAATCCGGCCACACCACCGGCAAGCTCGTCCTCACGACCTCCTGACCACCCGTTACGCCCCCGCCCGCCTTCCACCCTCCGGACTCGGGCACCACAACGCACCACCCCAGACCGCGCACCACCCTCCGCGCGAGGCACCACCCTCCAGATTCCGCATCACACACCACCCTCCAGACCGCGGACCACCCTCCGCGCGAGGCGCCACGCACCACCCTCCAGACCGCGTTCCGTCCTCGCGTGCCACCGTCCGGCCCTCTGGCGGCGGGTTCCACGGGCGGCCGGGCGGCGGGGTGCCTCGGGCGGCCGAGCGGGCCGTCGACGGGCCGGCCGGGCCGCCGTCGGGTTCTGTCAGTCGCGACACGTATACAGGGGGTATGACCGACAGGCCATCGCCCGAGGACTTCCTCAAGCTGGCTGACCCGCTGCGGCGTGAGTTGCTGGCGCACTGTTACCGGATGCTCGGCTCGGTCCACGACGCCGAGGACCTGGTCCAGGAGACCTACCTGCGCGCCTGGCGCGGCTACGCCGGCTTCGAGGGTCGCTCGTCGCTGCGCACCTGGCTCTACCGCATCGCCACCACGGCCTGCCTCACCGCGATCGACAGCCGCGGCAGGCGGCCGTTGCCCACCGGGCTGGGCGCGCCGAGCGCCGAGGCCACCACGCCGCTGACCGAGCGGCCCGAGGTGCCGTGGCTGGAGCCGGTGCCCGACGTGATGGTGGGGGCGGGCGCCGACGATCCGGCGCAGATCGTCACCTCGCGCGAGAGCATCAGGCTCGCGCTCGTGGCGGCCCTGCAGCACCTGCCGCCGCGCCAGCGCGCGATCCTGATCCTGCGCGACGTGCTCAGGTGGCGGGCCGCCGAGGTTGCCGAGGTGCTGCAGACCACCACCGCGGCGGTCAACAGCGGCCTGCAACGCGCGCGAGCCCAGCTCAGCGAGGTGTCGCCGAGTCTCGACGATCCCGTCGAGCCGCTTCCGCCCGAGCAGCGCGAGCGCCTCGAGCGCTACGTCGCCGCCTTCGAGAGCTATGACGTGGCAGCGATCGTGGAGCTGTTCACCGAGGACGCGATCTGGGAGATGCCGCCCTACCCGACCTGGTATCAGGGGGCCGAGACGATCGGCCGGCTCATCGAGGCCAACTGCCCGGCCAAGCGGCCCGGTGACCTGCGGCTCGTGCCGGTCTCGGCGAACGGCCAGCCGGCCTTCGGGATGTACCTGCTCCGGGGTGAGGCCTACCACGCGTTCGCGCTGCCGGTCCTCACGCTGGCCAGGGAGGGGGTCAGCCATGTGGCGATGTTCTTCGACCTGAGCCTCTTCGACACCTTCGGTCTGCCCCGCACGCTGCCGACCCGCGACCGGGCTTTCGCAAAAAAGTAGAACGGGTTACAGTCTGCTCCGGAGCATAGTTCTGGAGGCGACTGTGGGCACACCGGTGATCGTCGAGGCCGTCCGCACCCCCATCGGCAAGCGAGGCGGCCGGCTGGCCGGGCTCAAGCCCCAGCAGGTGCTGGCCACCGCGCTCAACGGGCTCGTCACGCGTTCCGGCATCGACCCGGCGATCGTCGGCCAGGTGTTCGCCGGGTGCGTCACCCAGGCGGGCGAGCAGGGTGGGCACGTCGGGCGTCACTCCTGGCTGTACGCGGGGCTGCCGCACCAGACGGGGGTCACCACCGTCGACGCCCAGTGCGGGTCGTCGCAGCAGGCCGTCCACCTGGCCGCGGCCATGATCAGCGCGGGGGTGATCGAGGTGGGCATCGGGTGCGGCGTGGAGGTGATGAGCCGCGCGCCGCTCGGCAGCAACGTCCTGCCCGCCAACCCCCGGCCCGACGACTGGAGCGTCGACCTGCCCGACCAGTTCACGGCGGCCGAGCGCATCGCGGCCCGGCGCGGGCTGACCAGGGAGCGGCTCGACTGGTTCGGCGTGCGGTCGCAGCGGCTGGCGGCCAAGGCGTGGGCCGACGGGCGGTTCGAGCGGGAGATCGTGCCGGTCGGCGACGTCACCCGCGACCAGGGTCTGCGCGAGACGACCGCCGAGGGGCTGGCCGGGCTGAAGCCCGTCAAGGAGGGCGCCCTGCACACCGCGGGCACCTCGTCGCAGATCTCCGACGGCGCCGCCGCCGTGCTCGTGATGAGCGAACGGGTCGCACGGGCCCACGGCTTACGACCCCGGGCACGCATCCTCGCGCAGGCGCTGGTGGGCGCCGAGCCGTACTACCACCTCGACGGGCCGGTGGACGCGACAGCCCAGGTGCTCGGCGCGGCCGGGATGACGATGGGCGACATCGACCTTTTCGAGGTGAACGAGGCGTTCGCGTCGGTCGTGCTGTCCTGGGCGAGCGTGCACGAGCCCGACCTCGACCGGGTCAACGTCAACGGCGGCGCCATCGCCCTCGGCCACCCGGTGGGAGCCACCGGCGCCCGGTTGCTCACCACGGCGCTGCACGAGCTCGAACGCTCGGACTCGACGACGGCCCTAGTCACGATGTGCGCCGGCGGCGCCCTTGCCACGGCCACCATCCTGGAACGCCTCTCCTGACCACCCAGCCCCGCCGTCCACCCGAACCCCCTCCCGACGCAGCCCCCACCCGACGCCGATCCTGCACCCGCACCGCACCGAGAGCACGCGCTCGCCGGCCAGTCGGCTGCCGCCCGCCGGCTCGACCGCACACCACGCCCCAGCAACACGCCAGGCCCGCGATTCATCGACCGCACCCCACGCCCTGGCAGCGAGCCAGGCCCGTGACCCGTCAACCACACCTCCGCACGACCCCGCCAGCCGGCCGTCCACGGCAGGGCGCGCGGCTCGCACACGGACGCACACGTCACGGGGGACCATCCATGACCAGCAGCAGACGCAGGCCGTACACGGAGCAGCGTCCCCAGGACCTGGGCGGCGGGGTGTGGAGCGTGCCGGTGCCCATCCCGGGCAACCCGCTCGGCTACACGCTCGTCTATGCCGTCGAGTCCCCGCGCGGCCCGGTGCTGGTCGACGCGGGCTGGAATCATCCGGACGCCTGGGAGGCGCTGCGCGGCGGGCTCGGCTCCCTGGGCATCGACGTGGCCGGCGTGCGAGGCGTCGTGGTCACGCACTTCCATCCCGACCACGCCGGGCTGGCCGGCCAGGTGCGGGAGGTCTCGGGCGGGTGGATCGCGATGCACGAGGCCGACGCCGCGCTGGTTCGGCTCATGCGCGGCTTCTCGGACGGCGAGCAGCGCGGGTTCCAGGCCGACATGCTGCGGAGGGCGGGCGCTGGCCCCGGAGAGGTGGACGTCGCGACCGCGGACCGGCCCCGGCCGCCCGCGCAGCCGGACCGGGAACTGGCCGACGGCGATCTGGTGGACCTGCCGGGCCGCAAGCTCCGGGCCATCCATACGCCCGGCCACACCCCGGGCCACATCTGCCTGCACCTGGAGGACGCCGACCGGCTCTTCACCGGCGACCACATCCTGCCGGACATCACGCCACATGTGGGCATCTATCCCTTTGACCGGGACGACGTGGACCCCTTGGGCGACTTCCTGAGCTCGCTGGACCGGGTCGGCGAGCTGGGCCCGCTCGACGCCCTGCCGGCCCATGAGTGGATATTTCCGGATGCGGGGGCTCGGGCGGCTGTGATCCGGCGGCATCACGAGGACAAGCTCGACCGGCTCGCCGCCCTCCTCTCCGAACGGGCGCAGCCGCTGACCATCTGGGAGGTCGCCGCCATGATGACCTGGAACAGGCCCTGGGCCGACCTCGCCCCCGCGCTGCGCGGCATGGCGGCCGGCGAGGCCGCGGCCCACCTGCGCACGCTGGAGGCCCGGGGCCGGATCCGGCGCGTCAGCGGGCTCGATGCCGTACGCTTCGAGGCCATAGAATCCTAGACATCCGATGTTTAGGGAGAAAAGCGTGGCGGTCACCGACGCGGCCATCGACAAGATCAAGCACATGATCCTCTCCGGCGAGCTGGCTCCCGGAGCCAGGCTGCCGAAGGAGGCCGACCTGGCCGAGCGGCTGGGCCTGTCGCGCAACTCGCTGCGCGAGGCCGTCCGCGCGCTGGCGTTGATCAACGTCCTGGACGTACGGCAGGGCGACGGCACCTACGTCACCAGCCTGGAGCCCAGGCTGCTGCTCGACACCATGTCGTTCGTGCTCGACCTGCACCGTGACGACACCGTGCTGCAGTTCTTCGAGGTGCGGCGCATCCTGGAGCCCGCCGCCACGGCGATGGCCACCGAGCTCATGAGCGACGCCGACATCGAGGACCTGCGCGTGATCCTCGAGTCGCTGCCCGCCACTCCCACGATCGAGGAGCTCGTCGCCAACGACCTGGAGTTCCACGCCCGCATCGCCCAGGGGTCGGGCAACGCCGTGCTGTGCTCGTTCATCGAGAGCCTGTCGGGGCCGACCACCCGGGCGCGGATCTGGCGCGGCCTCACCCAGGAGGGCGCGATGGAGAAGACCCGCGAGCAGCACACCGCGATCTACGAGGCCATCGCCGCCCGGCAGGCCGACGTGGCCCGCTCGTGGGCCACCGTCCACGTGGCCGGCGTCGAGTCCTGGCTGCGCAAGGCCCTCGCCTGACACCGGGCACCGGGCACAGGGCGCCAGGCATCAGGCACCGGGCAAGCGGACGTCGAGCACCGGGGCGGGCCCGGTTCGGGCGGGATCAGGCGGTGAAGCGAGAGCGGGCCCGGGTCAGGCGGGGTCGAGGGCGTCCAGCTCGTCAGGGCGGTCCGTGCGCCTCCACCACTGCCGCTTCTTCTCCTCGCGCACCACGACGCCCAGCTTCGCCAGCTCCAGGCGCAGTTCCTCGGCGTCCTCGGCGTCGCCCTTCTCCAGCGCGCGGGTGCGGGCCTTGAGGATCGCGTGGGCGGCGGCGGACAGGCCGGGGTGGCCCTCCACCCAGCGCTGGAAGTCCTCCTCGTACGGGTCGCCGTCGGCCAGCCAGAGGTAGCCGTGGGCCAGGAAGGCGTCGGCGAGCCGTTCGCGGGAGGGCAGGTCGCCGCCCTGGCGGACCAGCTCACCCGTGTCGTGGCCGAGGATCACGAGGTGCTTGGCGTCGTGGAACACCCCGGCGACCGCCGAGCGCGCCACCTCCCGCCGCGAGTCGCGGCAGGCTACGGCCACCTCGTCCGCGCCGACGGTGACCTTCACGTAGTAGTGCTCGGCTACCAGGGCGAGCAGCAACCCCGCGACGACGCCGACGGTGACGGCGCCGATCGTCAGCGGCGTCGGCGGGATCGACTTGATCAGCCGCAGCGGCCCCTCGAACGGGGTCCACGGCAGCGACGAC
This Nonomuraea muscovyensis DNA region includes the following protein-coding sequences:
- a CDS encoding TetR family transcriptional regulator translates to MRTPHAAVTAPPSDTEGTMESHPTSGGHSVRTRSQHQRRKRIVQAAAALASRGGVEAMQMRTVAERAGVALGTLYRYFPSKMDLVVAVVGEEIDLLESSIERRPPSASTPAGRAVDVLMRATRGLMREPELADALIRSLILAEVETPFGDRMTDLLLRVSADGAAREQPSEEQTALAGSLSSIWVHELLEMLRGRRTYEQIQRRIEIAASRLLTDL
- a CDS encoding NADP-dependent oxidoreductase: MRAISQDTLGGPEVLKTVETDRPRPGPTEVLVRVRAAGVNPTDWKTRESGGLLGRPPFVLGWDVSGVVEAVGLGTTLWEPGDEVFGMLPYPRGHGAYAEYVTAPARTFARKPAAVDHVRAAAIPLAALTAWQALVDTAGVRAGDRVLVHAAAGGVGHFAVQIAKARGAHVIGTASAAKHGFVRGLGAAELIDYRTQDFAEVVRDVDVVIDTVGGAYGPRSLRTLRRGGTIVSLVLSDLADGLHEEAERLGVRSRAMLVEADHGGMRALAALVQGGGLRPEIAAVLPLTDAAEAHRLGESGHTTGKLVLTTS
- a CDS encoding sigma-70 family RNA polymerase sigma factor yields the protein MTDRPSPEDFLKLADPLRRELLAHCYRMLGSVHDAEDLVQETYLRAWRGYAGFEGRSSLRTWLYRIATTACLTAIDSRGRRPLPTGLGAPSAEATTPLTERPEVPWLEPVPDVMVGAGADDPAQIVTSRESIRLALVAALQHLPPRQRAILILRDVLRWRAAEVAEVLQTTTAAVNSGLQRARAQLSEVSPSLDDPVEPLPPEQRERLERYVAAFESYDVAAIVELFTEDAIWEMPPYPTWYQGAETIGRLIEANCPAKRPGDLRLVPVSANGQPAFGMYLLRGEAYHAFALPVLTLAREGVSHVAMFFDLSLFDTFGLPRTLPTRDRAFAKK
- a CDS encoding steroid 3-ketoacyl-CoA thiolase codes for the protein MGTPVIVEAVRTPIGKRGGRLAGLKPQQVLATALNGLVTRSGIDPAIVGQVFAGCVTQAGEQGGHVGRHSWLYAGLPHQTGVTTVDAQCGSSQQAVHLAAAMISAGVIEVGIGCGVEVMSRAPLGSNVLPANPRPDDWSVDLPDQFTAAERIAARRGLTRERLDWFGVRSQRLAAKAWADGRFEREIVPVGDVTRDQGLRETTAEGLAGLKPVKEGALHTAGTSSQISDGAAAVLVMSERVARAHGLRPRARILAQALVGAEPYYHLDGPVDATAQVLGAAGMTMGDIDLFEVNEAFASVVLSWASVHEPDLDRVNVNGGAIALGHPVGATGARLLTTALHELERSDSTTALVTMCAGGALATATILERLS
- a CDS encoding MBL fold metallo-hydrolase, which produces MTSSRRRPYTEQRPQDLGGGVWSVPVPIPGNPLGYTLVYAVESPRGPVLVDAGWNHPDAWEALRGGLGSLGIDVAGVRGVVVTHFHPDHAGLAGQVREVSGGWIAMHEADAALVRLMRGFSDGEQRGFQADMLRRAGAGPGEVDVATADRPRPPAQPDRELADGDLVDLPGRKLRAIHTPGHTPGHICLHLEDADRLFTGDHILPDITPHVGIYPFDRDDVDPLGDFLSSLDRVGELGPLDALPAHEWIFPDAGARAAVIRRHHEDKLDRLAALLSERAQPLTIWEVAAMMTWNRPWADLAPALRGMAAGEAAAHLRTLEARGRIRRVSGLDAVRFEAIES
- a CDS encoding FadR/GntR family transcriptional regulator, with the translated sequence MAVTDAAIDKIKHMILSGELAPGARLPKEADLAERLGLSRNSLREAVRALALINVLDVRQGDGTYVTSLEPRLLLDTMSFVLDLHRDDTVLQFFEVRRILEPAATAMATELMSDADIEDLRVILESLPATPTIEELVANDLEFHARIAQGSGNAVLCSFIESLSGPTTRARIWRGLTQEGAMEKTREQHTAIYEAIAARQADVARSWATVHVAGVESWLRKALA
- a CDS encoding YqeB family protein, whose product is MPSGVSSPGATVLGPTAGQRAFFWLGAPVLGAGAGWLLKLLVGWVSSLPWTPFEGPLRLIKSIPPTPLTIGAVTVGVVAGLLLALVAEHYYVKVTVGADEVAVACRDSRREVARSAVAGVFHDAKHLVILGHDTGELVRQGGDLPSRERLADAFLAHGYLWLADGDPYEEDFQRWVEGHPGLSAAAHAILKARTRALEKGDAEDAEELRLELAKLGVVVREEKKRQWWRRTDRPDELDALDPA